DNA from Kitasatospora acidiphila:
GACCAGAGCGCACAGCTTGACCAGCATTCGACCGAACAGTTGCGCAGCGACGTGAGCGGGGCCACTCTCCACCCACGACCCCGTGACGGGCACCCCCACCCGCCGCCACGGGCCGCCGGCCCCACACCCCGGGGCGGGCGAGGTCCTCACGCCTACAGGGAGGCAGTCATGACCGACACCGCCGCTCAGTCCGTCCCCGCCGACTCCTTCCCGGTGAAGGGGATGGACGCCGTCGAGTTCGCAGTGGGCAACGCCAAGCAGGCCGCGCACTACTACTCCACCGCGTTCGGGATGCGCTGCGTCGCCTACCGCGGCCCGGAGACCGGCCAGCGCGAGACCGCCAGCTACGTGCTGGAGTCCGGCTCCGCCCGGTTCGTCTTCACCTCGGTGATCAAGGCGACCACCGACCACGGCAAGTTCATCGAGCAGCACGTGGCCGCCCACGGCGACGGCGTGACCGACCTGGCCATCGAGGTGCCGGACGTCCACGCCGCCTACGCCTACGCCATCGAGCACGGCGCCACCGGCCTGGTCGAGCCGCACGAGCTGGACGACGAGCACGGCACCGTGGTGCTGGCCGCGATCGCCACCTACGGCGAGACCCGGCACACCCTGGTGGACCGCTCCCGCTACGCCGGCCCGTACCTGCCCGGCTACGTCGCCAAGAACCCCATCGTGGCGCCGCTCGCCCGTCGCAACTTCCAGGCCATCGACCACTGCGTGGGCAACGTCGAGCTCGGCAAGATGAACACCTGGGTGGAGTTCTACAACCAGGTGATGGGCTTCACCAACATGAAGGAGTTCGTCGGCGACGACATCGCCACCGAGTACTCCGCCCTGATGTCCAAGGTGGTCGCGGACGGCACCCGCAAGGTGAAGTTCCCGCTCAACGAGCCGGCCATCGCCAAGAAGAAGTCGCAGATCGACGAGTACCTGGAGTTCTACGGCGGGCCCGGCGTCCAGCACATCGCGCTGGCCACCAACGACATCGTGGCGTCGGTCCGGCAGATGCGCGAGGCCGGTGTCGAGTTCCTGGACACCCCGGACAGCTACTACGACACCCTGGGCGAGTGGGTCGGCGACACCCGGGTGCCGATCGAGGAGCTGCGCGAGCTGAAGATCCT
Protein-coding regions in this window:
- the hppD gene encoding 4-hydroxyphenylpyruvate dioxygenase, whose protein sequence is MTDTAAQSVPADSFPVKGMDAVEFAVGNAKQAAHYYSTAFGMRCVAYRGPETGQRETASYVLESGSARFVFTSVIKATTDHGKFIEQHVAAHGDGVTDLAIEVPDVHAAYAYAIEHGATGLVEPHELDDEHGTVVLAAIATYGETRHTLVDRSRYAGPYLPGYVAKNPIVAPLARRNFQAIDHCVGNVELGKMNTWVEFYNQVMGFTNMKEFVGDDIATEYSALMSKVVADGTRKVKFPLNEPAIAKKKSQIDEYLEFYGGPGVQHIALATNDIVASVRQMREAGVEFLDTPDSYYDTLGEWVGDTRVPIEELRELKILADRDEDGYLLQIFTKPVQDKPTVFFEMIERHGSMGFGKGNFKALFEAIEREQEKRGNL